The Pseudomonas sp. MPC6 nucleotide sequence AGTACCACCGCACTCACGCCGATCGCAACGTGCGCATCGGCGAGGTCGTCAGAAGCCGGTCCACCGACGATCTGATCATTCCCATCTCTCGCCGCTTGAACCATCCGGATGGCTCCTTCGCCGGCGTGCTGCTGGGGACGATCAAGGTCAGTTACTTCGTGGACTACTACGGCGATTTCAAAATTGATGATAAAGGCGCCCTGGTCCTGGCCATGCGCAGCGGAACCATCCTGGTGCGGCGTCCCTTCATCGCATCCGTCGTCGGCAAAAGCCTGGCGGACAGCGAGATTTTCCGACGCTATTTGCCCAATGCCCACGAGGGCGTCGCGGAAGTCAGAGCGATCACCGACGATACCGAGCGCCTGTACGCTTACCGGGCATTGAGCACCTATCCTCTGGTCGTGGAAGCCGGCCTCTCTCGTGAATCCATCACCGCACCCTGGCGCAGGGATCTACTGAAAACCGGATGGGTGCTGGTGTTCCTGACCGCGGTACTGGCGGTGTTCGGCCTGATCGTCCTGAGTCAGCTGCGCCAGAGAATGGTCATGGAAAGGGAGCTGCGTCATGCGCACCAGGCCATGCGAGACATGGCATTGACGGACAGCCTGACCGGGCTGGGCAATCGTCGACGCCTGGACACTGCACTGCAGGATCAGATTCGCTGGGCACAGCGTCATGGCTCGCCGCTGTCGTTGATCATGCTCGATGTCGACTACTTCAAGCGCTACAACGACAGGTACGGCCATGCCGCCGGCGATGACTGCCTGAGCGCGGTCGGCGGCGCGATCCAGCAAGTGGTCAAACGACCCGGGGATCTGGCCGCCCGGTACGGTGGCGAAGAATTTACCGTGCTGCTTCCCGACACGGACAGCGCGGGCGCACTGAAGGTTGCCCAGGATATCCTGCAGGCCATTCGCTCACTGAACATCGAGCACTCCGAGCACCCCTTGGGGACGGTCACGGCCAGCGCAGGCATTACCACCCGCCAGCCCAACATCGAAAACGTGACGCCGGGCAGCTTGCTGAAGTCGGCTGACGCGCAACTGTATCTAGCGAAGCACAGTGGGCGAAATTGCGTGATGTAGTGGTCGGTTGACACGCTACGTCACGCACACAATGTACCTCACCGCGCCCTCCAGAAAAGCGCCTTCCACCTGCCCTACCGGACCACTTCCCAACGACTCGCCAACCGAATGATCAAGCGCGCAAAATATGCGCCCGTCAGCAGCACCACGAACAACCGCAAAGTCTGCATTGCCAGCACCAGCCCGACATCGGAATGGGTGTCCACCGCAATGATCGCCATGGAATCCAGCCCGCCCGGGCTGGTGGCCAGGTAAACCGAGAGAAAATCCTTATCGAGCAGCGCTGCCAGCAAAAAGGCGGACAACGCACAGACTGCAATCATCACCACCGCGCCCAGGATCATCGCCGGCATCCGCCGCCAAACGTAAAAGATCGTCAGGCGATCAAAGCCCAGGCCCACGTAGCAACCAATCGCCCCGTAGGCCGTGGCAAGCAGCCAGCCAGGCAGGGTTATTTGCAACAAGCCGCTCATTTGCAAGACGGCCCCCAGCAGCAGAGGCATGAGCAGTGCGCCGGCCGGAAGGGCATTACCCAATGCGACGCCCGCCAGCAACGTGGCCAGGGTGAGCCCGACGTCCAACAGGTTGAAGTGTGGCAACGCGGCGCTGGCCGCATGCAATTCGCTGCGTCCGGTCGGTGCCCCCAGCCAATGGCTGACCAGCGCTCCGATCAGCACCACGCACACCACCCGCACGTACTGCATGGTGGCGACCACCCGTGAGTCGGCGCCGAAGTCTTCAGACATCGAGACCATCACCGAAGCAGCACCCGGCGCCACCCCCCAGGCCGCAGTACTGGCGGGGATACCGCCCAAGCGCACCATGGCAAGGCCGACCAGCGCACTGAGGCACACGGTCAGCATCGTTGCAAAAAGCATCATCGGCCAGGACTGGGCGAGTGAAGTGAGCACCGCCAGGGTCATGGAATGCGCGGCGAGAATACCCACGGCGCCCTGACCCAGTTTGAACGCATGGCGGTGCACACGAATGCTTGCACCGCACACCCCAAACCCGATAGCCACGAGCATCGGCCCTAAAAACTCCCCGGCGGGCACCTGCAGAAACTTCAACAACTGACCGCCTGCCCCCGCCAGCAGCACTAACGCAATCCATTGGACGGGAGGGGTATGGAGAAGTCGCCGTGGAAGAAAAGACAAAATCACGCTCCAAACGTGGAACGCCCCCGGAAGCGGTGGCGTGCTATCGACAGGGGCAATTATTGATAGCGGGTTCGATCAAGTCTATTTTCTAATAGTGATGAATTGATAACTGTGGGTTATAGGTATGGAACTGCGCGACCTCTTCTATTTTGAAACCATTGCCGCGCTGGGCCACCTGGGCAAGGCAGCAGAAAAACTCAACCGGAGCCAGCCGGCGCTGACCAAGAGCATTCAACGACTTGAAGAGTCATTGGGCGCCCGACTGTTCGAACGCGATGGCCGACGGATCAAACTCACGCCGGTGGGCGAGCTGCTGAAAGTGCGCGGCACGCAGTTGCAGCAGAGCATCGCTGAAACCCGGCGCGAAGTGCGCGATTTTGCCAGTGGGGTCATGGGCAACATCCGCCTGGGCTGCGCCGCATCCATGGCCGACATCCTGCTACCGCACCTGACCGGGGCGTTGCTTTCCCGCGCACCGGAAGTCACCTTGAACCTGGTCATCGGTCAGGACGATTTCTTGCGCGAAGGGCTGGTATCCGGCCGATTGGACATGGTGATCTGCCCGCAGTACGAAGCGGACCCGCTGCTCGATTCCCATGCCTTGTTCGATGATGAAGCAGTGGTGGTCGCCAGCCGGCATCATCCGCTATTCAATGCCAGCTATCAGATGCGCGACTTGTGCCAGTACCGCTGGGTGCTGCCAGCAACCACCGTGGCCGCACGGCGCTGGATCGACAATGCCTTTCAGGAGCGAGACCTGCCCCTGCCCCGGGTGCAGATCGAGACCACCTCGATTTCCCTGTTGCCGCGCCTGATCGGCGAAACCCACCTGCTGTGCTTCCTGGCCCGGGAGACCCTTGAAGACGTCAAAGGCGTGACGCACCTTCGAGAAGTGGCGCTCAAGGAAACCACGATGAACCGCACCATCGTCGTGTTCGTTCGCATGGGCGCCTATCTGTCGCCGAGCGCGCAATTGCTGCTGGCTATTTTAAAGAACGAAGGGGCGCCGTTTTTTACGGGCGTGCAGGCGGTATAGCGCTGACCCACCGCCTGACCTCAAACCTGTATGGCAGAAGCCGGCGCCTCCACTGCATTGAAGTCCTGCGGATAGCGCTGGGCAGAAACGGCACGGCCGGGTGAGCGGTCAATCTGCCGTTGCCTGAACGACGCTGCGTGCGCGGCTGGTTGATTCAGTGCCCCGCAACCGCAGGCCTGCCAGCCGCACGCGGGCCTGACTTGAAGCCGTGAGCCCGAGCCCCCCAGGCAATCGCAAAACCCACCCCCGCCAGTACCACCATTGCCCACGGAAAAGAGGCGACGCCCCAGTTGTCCAGCAATACCCCACCCACCACGCCACTCCCGGCAATCGCACTGTTCCAGGCCACCACATTCAACGACATCGCTACATCCGCCCCATCCCCCGCCGCATCCGCCAGCGCCGTTTGCAACAACGTCGCCGCCCCGCCGAAGCTCAACCCCCAAACCGCCACACCGATGCAGATCACCTCAGGCACGCTACCCAAAAAGCCAAACACCACAGAAACTGCCGCAAACGCCGCCAGGCTCACCAGCACAGTCTTGCGCAACAACGGCTCAACCAATTTGGCGGTCAGCCAAATGCCCATCAACGCGGCAATACCAAACACCAGCAACACCAGATCCACCCGATCCCCCAACCCCGCCGACGCCACGAACGGTGCGATGTAGGTGTAGAGAATGTTGTGTGCCAGCATCCAGCTGATCACCACCGCCAGCACCGGTCGCACGCCCGGCGTGGTCAGCACTGTGCGCAGCGACAGGCGTCGGTGCGCGGCCTGGGGTGGGTAGTCGGGGACTTTCACCAGCACCCAGGCGATCAGCACCAGAGTCAGGGCCGACATCAGGCCGAAGGCAGTGCGCCAACCCACCAGGTCACCCAGCCAGGTACCCAGGGGCACGCCCAGGGACAGGGCAATCGGCGTGCCGACCATGGCCAGCGCCAGTGCTTTGCCCTGTTGATGCGGCGCGACCATGCGGCGGGCGTAGCCGGCCAGCAGGCTCCAGGCCAGCCCCGCCGCGACGCCGGCGAAAAAACGCGCGACCAGGATCACGCCGTAGTGGGACGACAGCGCGGTGATGGAGTTGAACAGCAAGAAGCCGACGATGGTCAGCAGCAGCACGTTACGACGACGCCAGCCGCGGGTGGCGATGGTCATGGGGATGACCGCCAGCACCGAACCCAGGGCGTAGGCGGTGACCATCTGGCCGGCCATGGAAGGGGAAATCGCCAGGCCTTCGCTGATCAGCGGCAACAGGCCGGCGGGCAGGGTTTCGGTGACGATGCAGATGAAGCCGGTCATGGCCAGGGCGAGCAAGGCGCCGATGGGCAAGCGATCGGACGCTGCCGACAAGGTGATTGAGGGTGTCACGGGAGACTCCTTGAATGAGGATTTCAGACTTAAATACTGATCGGTATAGATGTTGCGGGCCGTTGTCACTCATTGTCAACGACTTATGTATCGATTAGTATTTATCTCGTCCTCCAGAGGAATCCTGCCATGGCGCAAATGGGCCGTCCCCGCACCTTCGACCGCGACCAAGCCGTGGAACAGGCCTTGCACCTGTTCTGGCAACACGGCTACGACGCCACCTCCCTCGCCCAGTTGAAAGCCGGCTTGGGGGGCGGGATTTCCGCGCCGAGTTTTTACGCCGCGTTCGGCTCCAAGGAAGCGTTGTTCGATGAGTGCGTGCAGCGTTACCTGGCGACTTTCGCCCGGGTCACCGAATGCCTGTGGGACGAGCGCCTGCCGCCACGCCAGGCGATCGAGACCGCGCTGCGCCAATCGGCGCGCATGCAGTGTGAAGACGGCCATCCCAAAGGCTGCATGGTGGCCCTCGGCGTGATGAGCGCGCCCAGCCCGGAGAATGCCCGGGTGACCGACGCCCTGACCCGGTCCCGCGCCCGCACTCGCGCGGGGATTCTGGCGTGTGTCGAGCGAGGTATCCGTAGCGGTGAGTTACCGGACACTGTGCACGCCCCCGCGATGGCTACGGTGTTCGACAGTTTCCTGCAGGGGATTTCCATCCTCGCCCGGGATAACACGCCGCATGAGATCATCGATGCGGCCATCACCCAGGTCCTGCTGACGTGGGACATTGCAGCCGCTACCGGACCGTCACCTGAGGCGAGGCACAGTGCGGTGCAATGACGGTGTTCAGTCACCAATGCCGTGCACGCCACCCGAAGCCCGCAACGGAGGCAAACCCGTCCGCGAGACCAACAGTGCAAGCACGGCAGCCACCAGAAGAAATACGCCACTTGCGATGAACGTCGCCTGGTAACCGGCGCCGTCATAGAGCAACCCGCCCACCGTCGCGCCGAGGGTGATTGCCAACTGAATCACCGCCACCATCAGACCGCCGCCGGTTTCGGCATCTCGTGGCAGCGTGCGTGACAGCCAAGTGAACCAGCCCACAGGCGCGCACGTAGCAATCAGGCCCCATACCCCCAGCAAAAAGGCGGTCGCCCACATCGAACTGCCGAAGACGAGTAAAGCCGCAGCAATCACCGCCATCAAAAACGGAATGATCATCAGCACTCGATAAAGGCTTCTGGTCAATACCGAGCCGATTACCATCGTGCCCAGCAATCCGGCCATTCCGATGATCAGCAAAAGCAGGGAGAGTCCAGGCACATCAACGCGGGTCACCGACTCCAGAAACGGACGCAGATAGGTGAACAACGCGAACTGCCCCATAAACAGAAATGCCACGGCTGCCATGCCCAGCGAGACCTTGGCGTTACCTAACAGCCGAAACACTGCAAGTGCAGATCCAGGTTCATTTTGAGCAGGCATTTTCGGCAAGGTAAATGCTTGCCAACAGAGCGCCACAGCGGCAAGCGGAACCACGCAGAAGAACGCACCCCGCCAGCCGATCAGCCCGCCCATGTAGCTGCCAATGGGTGCTGCGACCGCCGTGGCCAGAGCGGTACCGCCCTGGATCAACGCGATCGCTTTAGGCACAAAACTCTCTGGGGCAATCCGCATCATGACGGCGGTCGACATTGACCAACTGCCACCAATAGCGATCCCCAAAATGGCCCGACCGACCATCAGTGTCGAGTAGTCCGGGGCAAAGGCGACGAGTGTGCCAGAGGCAATCATCAAAGCCGTCAGGAACAGCAAAACGGGCCTTCGGTCGAGCCGGCGAATGACTGAAGAGATGAACAGACTGGTGACGACCGCGAACAGTCCGGAAATTGAAATCGCTTGTCCGGCCTGCCCCTCCGTCAGCGCGAGATCGGTCGCAAGCGGTGTGAGCAAGCTCACCGGCAGAAACTCCGAAGTCACCAGGGCGAAGGCGCACAGCGACATCGCCAGGACGGCTCCCCATACCTGTCGGTTCGCTGCTTGAATAGGTAAGGCGGTGCTGCTCATCTGACTTTCTCCAATACGTAAAGCGCCAACGCCTGCGAAGCACGCAAGGCATCGGAATCGGCATGTGGGCACGTAGGGTGATGAATGATCCGGAGCTCGGAGCTGTCGAGCCGGATTAAATGGAATGTGATTACCGCTGAGGCTGGCGCTATTCTCCGGGAATACGTCATGCTTGATAATCTAATGAAAGCTTTTTGAAGTTATAAGCACAGCTAATCAATTTATCCAGGCCGCCTTGATGCCACGACATAATCTGAACGACCTTCTGGCCTTTGTAACAGTCGCCAGGGAAGGCAGCTTTACCCGGGCGGCAGCCCACCTGGGTGTCACGCAGTCCGCGCTGAGCCAGACTGTTTCCGGGCTTGAAAAGCGGCTGAAGATTCGGCTGCTGACGCGCACCACTCGCAGCGTTTCGCCGACCAGCGCGGGTGAACGCCTGATGCACGCCATTGGTCATCGTTTCGACGAGATCGAGGCCGAGCTGGACGCTTTGACCGAGCTTCGTGACAAGCCTGCCGGCACGGTACGCATCACCTGCGGCGATTTTGTCCTGAAGACAATCCTGCTGCCGCGACTCACGCCTTTGCTCCTTGAATACCCCGATATCAAGGTTGAGTTTGATATCAACTACGGCTTCCGAGACATCGTTGCTGACCGCTTCGATGCGGGCATCAGATTTGGCGACACCGTCGATAAGGATATGATCGCCGTTCCCATCGGGCCCGACGTACGGATGGCTGCAGCGGCATCACCCGCCTATTTCGCACGCAACCCTGTGCCAAAGAAGCCGCAGGATCTGCTTGATCACAGTTGCATCGACATACGCTATCCAACCCTTGGCGGACTTGATGCATGGGAATTCGAAAAGCGCGGGCGCAAGGTCAAGGTGCGTGTCGGTGGCCAGGTCATTGTGAACACCAGCGCACACGTGCCGGCTGCGGCAGTCAACGGCTTGGGCATCGCCTATTTGCCGGAGGAAGAATTTGCCCCGCACATTGAGGATGGCCGCCTGGTACGGGTACTGGAAGACTGGTGCCCGTTGTTCTCGGGTTATCACCTGTACTACCCCAGCCGCCGTTTGCCTGCTCCGGCCTTTTCGCTTGTTCTGAAGGCGCTTCGAGGCGAGGCTTTTTTTTACGATCAGATCGATCCGCCTGCTTGAGACAGCGGACTTTCTCACACTGATTGCCTGCGCCAACTGCCCGGTGACACACCAAACTGGCGCTTGAATGCCCGACTGAACGCCGCTTCGGATTCGTAACCCACTGCAAAGCCGATTTGCGCCACATTACCGCGACCTTCGCGCAGCTGTTGAGCCGCCACGTGCATGCGCCAGAAGGTCAGGTATTGCATCGGTGGCTGGCCGACCAGGGTGGTGAATCGCTCCGCGAACACCGAGCGTGACATGCCCGCTTCAAGCGCCAGGGCTTCTGCCGTCCAGCCCTCGGTTGGACGAGCATGGAGCAGCGCCAGTGCGCGCCCGATGTGCGGATCCCGCAAGCCCGCCAGCCACCCGCGCCGCTCGGGCGGGAGGCTCGCGACATATTGGCTGACGGCTTCGACGAACAGCAATTCGGAGAGCTTGGCGATGACCGTTGTGGAGCCGACGCGCCCCGCCGCGATCTGACTGATTGCGAAACGGAATGAGCTTTCAATCCAGGCGCCCGAAGCCGTCGCGCGCACGTCAAGTTTCAATAAGGCTGGCAGCGACGACAGTAACGGGCTGAAGGGTATTTCCGAGCCGAGGAACCCGCACAATAACTGCGTGGCCTCGCCGCCCCCGCCGTACTTGATTCGTGAAATGCCGCCGACTTCCGGGCGTTGAATAACGTCGCGCCCCGGCATGGGCGCAAGGCTCAGGTCGCTGCCAAAGGAGTGAGCGTCATTGCGCGGCAGCAGAATGAGTTCGCCGGCCCGCACCTCGACGCTGGCACCACCGTCGATGCGTAATTGCATGTGCCCCGCGGTGACAAAATGCGACGCGATGACATGCCGGGGGGCCGTCAGGAACGGCTTGCAATCATCCGCGGACAGTCTGCCGTTGATGCACCAGGGCGCAGTGAATTCGGCCTCGAGGAATACCCCTCCAGACAGCCGAATCACCCGCAACACATCAGAAAACGCATCCAACACCGGCCAGCCCTCCCTTCCGGAGTCTGGAGCATGTAATCAAGCGTATGGAGCATTCTTCGCCTGACCTGCGAGGCCTAGATTAGCACCAACGCGGACTCGCTGATCGAAGCTCTCACCGGAGTTTTCACCCCCGCTCAGTGGATTCGACGTTAACCGTAATGACCCCTCCCAACTCGACCAGGGAAGCAGGAGATCGATATGAACAGCATCGCTACCGTACCCGGCTCAGACTCGGGCAACGCCGCCCGATACGCGCAAATCGTCCGATCGTCGAAGAAAACGGAATGGCAGATCGATCGCGATCTGCTGCAGGACCGGCGTTTCGATTTCTCGCGCAAATTCTTGCCCGACGGCCTGTCGCGGATCGACGGCCTGACCTTTCTCACCGCGGACGAGGCGCGCCTGTTCAGTCAGATTCAGGGCCGAACCTATGCCTATATGTTTGGCCTGGTCGAGCGGTTTATCAGTGCCAAAATGCTCGACCAAGGTCGGGCCCATGTCTTTGATGATCAACTCGCACTTGAAGCGCTGGTGCGCTTTTCCAATGACGAGATCAAGCACCAGGAGATGTTCCGGCGCATAGAGACGATGATGGGTGCGCAATTGCCTGCGGGATATCGTCAAGTGGCCGATCCAAACGACGTGGCGCGCGCGGTACTGGCGGCCAGCAGCTGGTCGGTGCTGGCGCTGACCTGTCATATCGAACTGTTTGTGCAAACGCACTACAGGCACAGCATCGCCCCGCGCGAGGAGTTGTGCCCACTGTTCAAGGATGTTTTCAGATTTCACTGGATGGATGAAAGCCGGCACGTCGTGCTGGATGAACTGGAGTGGAAAGCCGAGCACGGGAAACTCTCGCCAGCCGAGCACGACCAGGCCGTGAACGATCTGATTGCGCTGGTGGCGGCCGTCGACGCCATCCTGCAGGCACAATCGGCAGCCGATGCCGAGTACTTCATTGGCAATGGCTCACGCCCGTTCAGCGTCGATGAGACGGCGCAGATCAAAGCCTCGGTACTGAGCGCCTACCGCTGGCAATACATTGTCTCGGGCGTGCAGCATCCACACTTTGGCCGGCTGCTGACGGGCATGACCACCCCTGCGCAGATGTCGAGGATTCAGACCGCACTGCAACCCATCATGAACCAATGACCGACAGCGGCGACCGGCCCCGCGTCGGTCGCGCGACTTGTGCAATGACGTGTTGAACATGATTGATCGAGGATGGCGGCCATGACGATACCGATGTGGATGCTGCTTGGATTTGCGACCTGGACGTTGCTGCTGTTGATGGCGACCGTCGGGGTGTACCGCTGGGTCAGAATCCTGTTCTCGAGTGTGCCGATTGGCTCCTTCCGCAGCGATCAGCTCGAAGGCGAGGACTGGTACCGGCGCGGAACCCGAGCGCACGCGAACTGTGTGGAAAACCTGCCTGTCTTTGGCGCCATCGTGCTGGTGATATCAGCCCTTGGTGTCGACGTCCCGGCAGTCAGCTATTTGTCCATCATGGTCCTGGCCGCTCGCGTGTGCCAGTCGCTGGTGCACGTCTGCCATGTGCAAACCGATGGGTTCGTGGCGGTTCGGTTTGCGTTCTTTTGCGTGCAGTTGGTGGGTTTTCTCGTGCTCATTGTCATCGCCGCGGGTTACGGCGCAGGCATGCTTGGATAGCAGGATGAATCCTGGTCTGGTCCTGCAAATCGGGAGACGCCGTAGGCATTGGTCACATCGATGATGGTCTTTCCCTTCCAGGTCGGCAGCACCTTCGCGACATCCGCGTGCGACTCGAAACGGACAGCCAGAAAGACGATGTCCGCCTTGACCGCCTCCGCCAGTTTTTTGGGAAACAGTCTTGATGAGAGCTTTGGGTCAACTGCTACCGGTCCTCGACAAAGCGCACGCGCTCAACGGTCAACCAAAACCTGCGACAATGCTGCCTCTTCGGGCGTCGTAACATGCGTGGCAAACGTTCAGGTATTTGAATAACAAATTCGCGGGGAGCAGCCACATTGGAATTGAGACAACTGCGCTATTTCGTAAAAATCATCGAGCTTGGCAGCCTGGGGCGTGCGGCACTTGAACTGGACGTGGGTGTGTCAGCCCTCAGTCAGCAAATCTCCAAGCTGGAAAGCGAACTGTGCACCCGCCTCCTGAATCGAACCTCTACCGGCGTGACGCCCACGAGCGCCGGTTTTGCGTTTTTACACCATGCCCAATTGACGCTACGCCAGGCGGAAAACGCAATCATGGCCGCCCATCGCGGGCGAATGAGCGGTTATGTCAGTGTCGGCTTACCACCGACTACCGCGACGGTGCTCGCGTTGCCGTTGATCAACGCAATGCGTGCGCGTTATCCGGACATACAACTGCATTTGGTGGAAATGCTTTCCGGCCACTTGGCGGCGCAGCTCAACGCACGGCAAATTGACCTGGCCATACTGTTCCAGCTCGAAGGGGGTAAACGCTGGAGCGTGACTCCGCTGCTGGATGAAAAGCTGTTTGTCATTGCCTCGCCCAGCCTGCCTCAAGCGCCTTCTGGTGACAGCGTGCAGTTAGCCGACCTCGGCGGCCTGCCGCTGGTGATGCCCAGCGCGCAACATGGATTGCGCTCGGCATTGATGAGCGCGTTCGAGCGGGTCGGGCTGACACCCAATGTCATTATGGAAGTCGACGGTCTCGCTGTTTTGATGAACGCCGTTCGGGCCGGTCATGCGGCAACGATACAACCGGGGGCGGCCGCTGCATTGAAAGACGGGTCCGGACTTTCACTGATCAGGATTGCCGATCCCCATGTGGGCCGGCGTAATCTGCTGGCGACGCTGGCTGATGATGAACTCTCTCCGGCGGCGCTGGCAACGCGGTTGGTC carries:
- a CDS encoding sensor domain-containing diguanylate cyclase, giving the protein MLGRKPPESKSDGPTETSSAKAGATFQLIVSFMLVVILAFLAIEGWRTWRDYRAAFASARDSVTNLARATAQHAEDAIRQVDVLTAALGERVEGDGLQNINVPRIHKLLVQQSKIMPQLHGLFIYGADGRWIVTDKAVTPDTVNNADRDYFQYHRTHADRNVRIGEVVRSRSTDDLIIPISRRLNHPDGSFAGVLLGTIKVSYFVDYYGDFKIDDKGALVLAMRSGTILVRRPFIASVVGKSLADSEIFRRYLPNAHEGVAEVRAITDDTERLYAYRALSTYPLVVEAGLSRESITAPWRRDLLKTGWVLVFLTAVLAVFGLIVLSQLRQRMVMERELRHAHQAMRDMALTDSLTGLGNRRRLDTALQDQIRWAQRHGSPLSLIMLDVDYFKRYNDRYGHAAGDDCLSAVGGAIQQVVKRPGDLAARYGGEEFTVLLPDTDSAGALKVAQDILQAIRSLNIEHSEHPLGTVTASAGITTRQPNIENVTPGSLLKSADAQLYLAKHSGRNCVM
- a CDS encoding AbrB family transcriptional regulator, whose product is MSFLPRRLLHTPPVQWIALVLLAGAGGQLLKFLQVPAGEFLGPMLVAIGFGVCGASIRVHRHAFKLGQGAVGILAAHSMTLAVLTSLAQSWPMMLFATMLTVCLSALVGLAMVRLGGIPASTAAWGVAPGAASVMVSMSEDFGADSRVVATMQYVRVVCVVLIGALVSHWLGAPTGRSELHAASAALPHFNLLDVGLTLATLLAGVALGNALPAGALLMPLLLGAVLQMSGLLQITLPGWLLATAYGAIGCYVGLGFDRLTIFYVWRRMPAMILGAVVMIAVCALSAFLLAALLDKDFLSVYLATSPGGLDSMAIIAVDTHSDVGLVLAMQTLRLFVVLLTGAYFARLIIRLASRWEVVR
- a CDS encoding LysR family transcriptional regulator: MELRDLFYFETIAALGHLGKAAEKLNRSQPALTKSIQRLEESLGARLFERDGRRIKLTPVGELLKVRGTQLQQSIAETRREVRDFASGVMGNIRLGCAASMADILLPHLTGALLSRAPEVTLNLVIGQDDFLREGLVSGRLDMVICPQYEADPLLDSHALFDDEAVVVASRHHPLFNASYQMRDLCQYRWVLPATTVAARRWIDNAFQERDLPLPRVQIETTSISLLPRLIGETHLLCFLARETLEDVKGVTHLREVALKETTMNRTIVVFVRMGAYLSPSAQLLLAILKNEGAPFFTGVQAV
- a CDS encoding MFS transporter codes for the protein MTPSITLSAASDRLPIGALLALAMTGFICIVTETLPAGLLPLISEGLAISPSMAGQMVTAYALGSVLAVIPMTIATRGWRRRNVLLLTIVGFLLFNSITALSSHYGVILVARFFAGVAAGLAWSLLAGYARRMVAPHQQGKALALAMVGTPIALSLGVPLGTWLGDLVGWRTAFGLMSALTLVLIAWVLVKVPDYPPQAAHRRLSLRTVLTTPGVRPVLAVVISWMLAHNILYTYIAPFVASAGLGDRVDLVLLVFGIAALMGIWLTAKLVEPLLRKTVLVSLAAFAAVSVVFGFLGSVPEVICIGVAVWGLSFGGAATLLQTALADAAGDGADVAMSLNVVAWNSAIAGSGVVGGVLLDNWGVASFPWAMVVLAGVGFAIAWGARAHGFKSGPRAAGRPAVAGH
- a CDS encoding TetR/AcrR family transcriptional regulator, producing the protein MAQMGRPRTFDRDQAVEQALHLFWQHGYDATSLAQLKAGLGGGISAPSFYAAFGSKEALFDECVQRYLATFARVTECLWDERLPPRQAIETALRQSARMQCEDGHPKGCMVALGVMSAPSPENARVTDALTRSRARTRAGILACVERGIRSGELPDTVHAPAMATVFDSFLQGISILARDNTPHEIIDAAITQVLLTWDIAAATGPSPEARHSAVQ
- a CDS encoding MFS transporter, whose translation is MSSTALPIQAANRQVWGAVLAMSLCAFALVTSEFLPVSLLTPLATDLALTEGQAGQAISISGLFAVVTSLFISSVIRRLDRRPVLLFLTALMIASGTLVAFAPDYSTLMVGRAILGIAIGGSWSMSTAVMMRIAPESFVPKAIALIQGGTALATAVAAPIGSYMGGLIGWRGAFFCVVPLAAVALCWQAFTLPKMPAQNEPGSALAVFRLLGNAKVSLGMAAVAFLFMGQFALFTYLRPFLESVTRVDVPGLSLLLLIIGMAGLLGTMVIGSVLTRSLYRVLMIIPFLMAVIAAALLVFGSSMWATAFLLGVWGLIATCAPVGWFTWLSRTLPRDAETGGGLMVAVIQLAITLGATVGGLLYDGAGYQATFIASGVFLLVAAVLALLVSRTGLPPLRASGGVHGIGD
- a CDS encoding LysR family transcriptional regulator; its protein translation is MPRHNLNDLLAFVTVAREGSFTRAAAHLGVTQSALSQTVSGLEKRLKIRLLTRTTRSVSPTSAGERLMHAIGHRFDEIEAELDALTELRDKPAGTVRITCGDFVLKTILLPRLTPLLLEYPDIKVEFDINYGFRDIVADRFDAGIRFGDTVDKDMIAVPIGPDVRMAAAASPAYFARNPVPKKPQDLLDHSCIDIRYPTLGGLDAWEFEKRGRKVKVRVGGQVIVNTSAHVPAAAVNGLGIAYLPEEEFAPHIEDGRLVRVLEDWCPLFSGYHLYYPSRRLPAPAFSLVLKALRGEAFFYDQIDPPA
- a CDS encoding AraC family transcriptional regulator translates to MLDAFSDVLRVIRLSGGVFLEAEFTAPWCINGRLSADDCKPFLTAPRHVIASHFVTAGHMQLRIDGGASVEVRAGELILLPRNDAHSFGSDLSLAPMPGRDVIQRPEVGGISRIKYGGGGEATQLLCGFLGSEIPFSPLLSSLPALLKLDVRATASGAWIESSFRFAISQIAAGRVGSTTVIAKLSELLFVEAVSQYVASLPPERRGWLAGLRDPHIGRALALLHARPTEGWTAEALALEAGMSRSVFAERFTTLVGQPPMQYLTFWRMHVAAQQLREGRGNVAQIGFAVGYESEAAFSRAFKRQFGVSPGSWRRQSV
- a CDS encoding diiron oxygenase, whose product is MNSIATVPGSDSGNAARYAQIVRSSKKTEWQIDRDLLQDRRFDFSRKFLPDGLSRIDGLTFLTADEARLFSQIQGRTYAYMFGLVERFISAKMLDQGRAHVFDDQLALEALVRFSNDEIKHQEMFRRIETMMGAQLPAGYRQVADPNDVARAVLAASSWSVLALTCHIELFVQTHYRHSIAPREELCPLFKDVFRFHWMDESRHVVLDELEWKAEHGKLSPAEHDQAVNDLIALVAAVDAILQAQSAADAEYFIGNGSRPFSVDETAQIKASVLSAYRWQYIVSGVQHPHFGRLLTGMTTPAQMSRIQTALQPIMNQ
- a CDS encoding MAPEG family protein, whose translation is MTIPMWMLLGFATWTLLLLMATVGVYRWVRILFSSVPIGSFRSDQLEGEDWYRRGTRAHANCVENLPVFGAIVLVISALGVDVPAVSYLSIMVLAARVCQSLVHVCHVQTDGFVAVRFAFFCVQLVGFLVLIVIAAGYGAGMLG
- a CDS encoding LysR substrate-binding domain-containing protein, giving the protein MELRQLRYFVKIIELGSLGRAALELDVGVSALSQQISKLESELCTRLLNRTSTGVTPTSAGFAFLHHAQLTLRQAENAIMAAHRGRMSGYVSVGLPPTTATVLALPLINAMRARYPDIQLHLVEMLSGHLAAQLNARQIDLAILFQLEGGKRWSVTPLLDEKLFVIASPSLPQAPSGDSVQLADLGGLPLVMPSAQHGLRSALMSAFERVGLTPNVIMEVDGLAVLMNAVRAGHAATIQPGAAAALKDGSGLSLIRIADPHVGRRNLLATLADDELSPAALATRLVIVDVARQLVVDKQWPGATWIEGVDA